The following nucleotide sequence is from Peribacillus sp. ACCC06369.
TGTCTTAGTCTGCCAGAACCTCTTTTGGTAATCCGATTTACTGTGCCTTTAAATTTACCTGATTCAAAGATACTTGGATCAATTCCGGCAAATGCCACTAGTTTTTTAGGGTGATTAAACCGTTCAATCTCTCCAATTTCAGAAATAATCGTTGCAGCGATTTTTTCACCGATTCCAGGGATGGATTGGATAATCTTATATTCTTCAATTTCTTTTGCCAAAGCATCTATCTCGTCTTCAAATTTGGATAGGTGCTTTTGGTATTCTAGAAGCATTTTTATATACATTTCAAGGCTTAAAATGTGACTCTGATATAAGGTTCTCTGAAAAGGGTTTCGAGCTGAGGCAGCCGTAAGTTTCTCTGCCTGTGTATTCGCCCACTTTTTAGAACGACTTGGACAAAGTTCATTAATCCTATTTGCTACAGTTTCTTCACCGACTGCTAATATGTCTTCAGAAGTAGGGAATTCTAATAGAGTAAGCAAAGAAACAACCGAATACAAATCTCCAAAAACCCCTCTATATTCAGGAAATACTTGATCAAGAACAGCCTGGAACTGTAGTTTTGTTTGTACATAGATACCTGTTATATTTTCGTGTTGTCTTGAAAGATTACGAAGATTTAAGAGTTGTATCCCTCGTTTTTTATAAGGCTCTAAATCCTCTTTATAGTACAGCTCGCAGAGGTGACGTGCATCGATTATATCTGTCTTTACTTTGCGTAAACTTGAGCTCTTCGCACGATAAGAAATGAGTGGGTTAACGACAATTAATAAGTAGCCTCTCTCCTCAAAATACTGTACAACTGGCGTATGATAATGCCCCGTGGATTCCAATACAATCGGAGGTTTGATTCCTGTTTTATTTTCTATTTTTCTCAGAAACTGAAATAGCGTTTCTAATCCTTCAATGGTATGTGTAACTTTGAAACTGCCTTGATAAGGCTTCTTCTTTTCCAAGAATGCTTGAACCTGACTTTCACCTTTAGCTACATCCAGACCAACCACTGGATTCATTTTTTATCTCCTCCAAAAACATAATATTTGCCGGTAACCCCTAATCCTTCTTGCAGTATCATAGCTTCGCTTGTTATACGAGATCTTGGTCCCAACCAGCCAAATCATGTTTAAGCAAGTAGGGGGCGAACTGTTTAGTTGACGGGATCTTAAGCCCCACGGGCAGGTACGTTCTACCCCGGCTACCGTTATATTAAAACTATATAAAAATTGGTCAACCAGAAATATCTGGCTGACCTAATAATACGAAAGGGGCAGGTTAGTTGAATAAGAAAAAAATAGAAGGATTTTACATTTTTTTGACGGAGAAATTACAATTGAAGACAAGAATGAAATTGCTGAGATTAAATGGGTGGACATAAATACTGCTAATAACTTAATGCCTTACCATAGAGATGGAGTAGAAAGATTACTAATATCCTCGTCACCTTACACTTTTCAGGGTGAATGTTTATAAACAAATTTATAACATAGAATCTTAATCAACTAACGGGTACATTAGTTCATTACTAGGAGCTGATCAGCAGCTCCTTTTCTTATGGAACTATAGGTGCAGGTTAGTTCAACAAGCTTTAATTAAGAAATATTCCCATTTCAAACTTATTTAGAGAGTAAGGTTATTGTTGCTTTTTTCTTTGTGTTTTAAAGTTGCTTTTTATTCAAAAAGGGTATTTTTTCATTGAAAAATAATACTTTTAGTGTAAAATTACACTAAAAAGGAGAATTTAGTATATATGGAAAAAGAAGAATTCATCAATTTAATATCAGAAAAAATGAAACTTGTCCGAACAGAGCAAAGTTTTTCTCAAGATAAGATGTCTGAAATTCTAGGGATTTCAAAAAAAACACTAGTTCAAATTGAAAAAAGAAGAACAGAAGCCAATTGGACCACCGTTGTTGCATTTTGTGCTTTGTTTAATCATAGCCAATTGTTAATATCATCAATTGGTGACAATCCAGTTGATTTTGTTCAGTTAATTGTTAGCAAAAATGGTGGTACTCCTAAAGAAAAAACATTGGGTGGTAAGATATGGTGGAAAGAAATCGAATATAGAGGGGATTTTCGTTTACAACAAAATTTGATTAGTAACCATTACCGTATATTGGATCAATATGATTATCGTTGGCATAGTTCTTTTAATGAAGAAGAGAGTTTAAGTCGTTTAAATGAATTACAGGAGGAGGGACTATCGAGATAGACAAAGGTATAGGGATGGGGATATATGAAGAATAAGATTTTACTTGTTCTATTGATAATAAGTTTAGGAATAAATTTGTATATATTCGGAAAATGGTTTCTGACTGAATAATGTGTACTTAATAAGAAAAGTAGGTGAAATATGAAAAAAATAGGAATTAGCATTTTAATAGTTTGTTTATACTGTTTTCCATTTGTATATTTTTCGATGTATCAAGACTTTGCTAATAGTTCAATGTTTGGTTATTTAATAATGATTGTAGCGACCTCGCTCCTTGCGTTCTTTGGAAGAATCTTTGGCAACTCTATCCCTTTTATTATTGGCAATATAGTATCTGGGATAGTTTCATTTTATTTCATCAGTGAGATGGCTGGAAACGAACGATGGGGAGGCTATTTTAAGCCTCTCACACCAAATCAATTATTAATATTCGTTAGTTTTTTGAATTTGATACCTCAGCTTCTCGTTATGAAGTTAGCAAATAAATATAAAAATAAAGTTAAATATCAACAAATTAGGTAAAAGGGTTGCTATGGCAGAACTTTTCTTATGGAACTAACGGGGCAGGCTAGTTGAAGAAGACGACGGGGAAATGAAGCATAAATAAAAAATAGTCAATTTAAGAAATGAGTGATGATGAAGTTGGACTTTAATGAATTGTTGCAATGGAAAGGATATATTTATTTGGAAGAAATATTAGAATCCAAAGAAAATTCATTACGAATGCTTATTAATAGAAGCAGCCTCAATAATGATTTACCTATGGTGCAATTTGAATTTGAATCATATATTTCATATTCTGTTATCGATGAATGTTTTTCATATTCTATAGATAATTCTGAAATATCAAAAGGAAAGCTATTTCGAATCTATACCAAGTCAAGGTACTTGGATTTCATAAAACTAGCCACGAATGAACGAGAAGATATATGTCTCTCTGAAAATTACGTTCATTATCAGTTTCCCTGCTTAAATCACACGATTGATGTTATTTCTTGTGAAGTACCAAAAATAACTGAGGTAATAGGTTAAAACTAAGTTATTGGAATCCATTTCTTGCTGATCTAACGGGTGCGTTAGCTGAAGATCAAAGCTGTCATTAAGGCAGCTTTTTATTTATGGAACTAACGGGGCAGGATAATTCAGTAACGTTGCATAAGACATATAGCGAACAAATAAAAAAAGACAGTGTACCACGCTGCCTCTTTTTGTATGGGTTAAAGAAAACGAAGAATTATTTCATCTTATCTAGTGAAATTATTCTATTTTTTAATTCTGAATTCATATCTAAAACACCTATCACAATTTGATTATCTTCCGTCACTGTTATGTATCTGAAATAATCATCATCAGAAATCAACAAATCGGTGTCATTCGTCGTTTTTTCCATTTTAGCAAATACATCTACTGTGTACTCAAGGTGAAAAAAATCATCCAATCCCTTGCTTGAGTTACCTACCCAGGTATACAGAAAATTTTTCAGTGTGATTTGTTCAACCACCGATAATTGTTTCTTGAATTTTAACTTATCTACTGTTACGCTTATCATCTTTCTTCACTCCTTAACGAGTATTAATTATATACATTGAAGTCTTCTACAACAATGCTATTAGCGTAACAATCCGTTTACAGTTTAGTTACTATACTAAAGGGGCAGGTTTGTTGAAGAAGAATGTCCATATTCTACCTAAAGGCTATATGATTGTTTTCTGATAAAATGATGTGAATTACAGCCTTTTAGGAGGAGAAGGATTGGATGCTTTGGTTGTTGGATTATTGTTTATAATTCCAGGAATAATCTTTTTCATATTTGTTTTGTTAAAATATACGGAAGAGGAACATCTGAAGGAAGTTAAGAAGTGGAAATGGATAAGAAATGTTTATCCTTAGAGCAACGATCTTTTAGAAAACAGCCTAAAAAAAGGTGTAAACGGTTCCTTCAAACTAAACGAAGGTGTATAGGAATGTAGTTAATTGTCGAAATAATCTAATATCATCAGAGGTTGCTATAGGTTATTATTAAATAAACTGGTAATTTATCGCATATAAAATGGTCGTCTGTTTAAACAACACGGCTCAACTGAATGCAGCCGCTGGAGGGATTTGAGTGAGTATAGCTATCGAAGTAAAGCCGTCATTCCTATGTGCTAATTTAGAAGATGGAGTATTAATAGAAAAAGTCCGACAAGGAAATATGGAGGCATTAGAAGTTCTCTTGAAGAAATACCAATCATTTGTAAAGGTTAAGGCTAACAAGTACTTCCTAATTGGGGCAGATAAAGAAGATATTATCCAAGAGGGGATGATAGGATTGTTCAAAGCCATTAGGGATTATAATGGCGAGAAACAATCTTATTTTAAAGCGTTTGCAGAACTATGTATCACGAGGCAAATTATTACAGCCATCAAGGCAGCTACTCGTCAAAAACATACTCCGTTAAATTCTTCTATTTCGCTTGATATGCCTATATATGAAGAAAATCCGGGCCATACTCTTATGGAAGTAACGACAGACACCGTTATTTCTGATCCCGTTGCGATATTGATTGATAAAGAATCTGCTGATGATTTGGAATTAAAATTATCTGAGGTTCTAAGTCCGTTAGAAAAGAAGGTTTTGGCTTTTTACTTAGAGGACCTTACCTATATAGAAATGTCTAATAAATTAAATACTCACGCCAAGTCTATAGATAATGCGTTGCAGAGAGTGAAGAGAAAATTGGAGAGTTTATTGGAACTTAGAAATAGCCAAGCAATAGAAGGTCACCTTCGATAGATAAAAGAGTCGTCTTTTTTTAACGTCTTTTACAAATGGTACAGTTTATTTTACTGGTTGACCTTTTTTAATAGAATCTATTATATCAGTTGCCAGGGTAGGACGTACGGGTGCGTGGGGCTTGATCCCGTGAACTAAACTGTCCGCCCCCTACTTGTAGAAACATGTTTGAGTCTGGTTGGGACGCAGATCTCGTATAACAAGCGAAGCTATGACACTACATGGAGGATTAGGGGTACTAGTTAATAAGTAGAGGAGGTAAAGATAATGAATCCAGTTGTTGGTCTGGATGTGGCAAAAGGAGAGAGTCAAGTACAGGCATTCTTAGATCAATCTAAACCCTATGGGAAGAGCTTTTCAATGAAGCATATCAAAAAGGAGTTAGAGCATTTTTTAGAATTTCTAAAAGAAATTGAAGGTGTGCCTTTCGGGCGACCAAAGCTCAAGTAACGGAAGAGTTTAAAGAAGTCTATGATTTATGGAAAGTAGGAGAGATGACAGCTGTTAAAGCCATGTCGGAATTAGGGGTTAAAAAGACGTCTTTTTATAAACTAGTTAAAGAGTATGAAAATGACTTTAAAAAGATTATTTTATAATAGAAGAAAATCGTCAAAAAATTAGCCGGCCATCCCTAGATATTTCGCTTCATGGTGGATGATACCCATCCTGGGTGAATGAAGCATATACACTTTCAGCCCCCCTTTTAGAATTCGCATGAACATCAAAATAATTAACAACAAAAATCAAAAAGTGTCAAACAACGAAATCTCCAATTTAATGGAGAAGCAAAATATAGAAGAACCGAGAAATACAACATTGGCGGATGCTTTGGAAAACTGAATTCGATAAATAAATGGAACTATTTGCATTCCTCTTTCCATGGAAATTGTCACACAGATTATGTACGCCGAATAAGCGCGTGATGTTCGAGAAAATGGAATAGAAATAAACAAGAGTTGCAGCTTGTTTTACCGAAGCAGCAACTCTTTGTTTTATAAGATGGGATATAGGAAATCCCATACATTTTAACTCATTATTTTAATGGTTGTCCTTCAAATGCGTTAACATTTAAAGGTGAAGAGAGGAATTCTTTAGCTTTACCAACAAACGAGGTGAAGTGCTCACTTGAATTATGGCTTTCAACCGCTAGATGATCTTGCCAAACTTCAACCATTGTAAATTCATTGTCTTTTTCTGTAGCTTTGTGAAGAGTGTAAGAAACATTTCCACTTTCCGCTCTTGAAGCTACGATTAGCGGTTGAATCTCCTCTAGAAATGCATCTTGTTTTGCTGGATTAATATTGAATACGGCATGAATGATAATCATTAATCGTCATCCTCTCTTTTGTTAAGCATAATAAACTTAATATATAATTATAGTAAAAATAACATACTCGGTTGAAATTTAATGAATGGATTCTTTATTACATTACTTCCATTGTGCGACTTTATCAATTGGAAGACGAACTGATTGATGGCCATTATCTGCTGCTTTACCGATTGAAATTAGCATAACTGGTACGTATCGATCTTTATCTAATCCAAAAGCTTCTGCGATTTGGTCTTTTTCATAGCCGCCGATTGGATTTGTATCATAGCCATAAGCACGAGCCGCAAGCATTAGTTGCATGGATACAAGACCACCATCAACTAGAACGACCTCTTTCATTTCTTCACTAGTGATTTTTTCGAAATATCCAGCAAATGAGGCTAATATGTTTTCTTTTACTTCTAAAGGCATAAGCCCTAAATCTACAGCTTTACCGTAGATTTCTTCGCCGTTATCAAAATTGTTCATATCACCAAATACGGCAATTACTGCGGAAGATGTTTCGACTTGATTTTGGTTAAAGCGAGCAAGAGGTGCAAGTGTTGCTTTTCCCTCAGGACTATCAATTACAAGGAAGCGCCATGGTTGCATATTAACTGAAGAAGGAGCAAGTGTCGCTAAGGTAAGTATTTCCTCCATTTCTTCCCTACTGATTTTTACGGATTTGTCGTAATTTTTTATGGAACGGCGTCCAGTGACAATTTCTTTGAAATCATTTGTTAATTGTGCTGTAGTAGTCATAGTTGCTAGTCTCCTCTTTTTAACTTTAGTAGTTTAATTTATAGTTATTCTCATTTCAAATTGTAACGAATCAAGTGTTAGACTTGGCTTATATTTTTTTGAATGCGTGTCAGCATATCTGTTAACTCTTGACGTTCTTCTTCTTTAAAATCTTTAAGCATCAAAGTGACAAAACGAGCCTTTTCAGCTTGGTAGAGAATAATTTGTTTGCGACCATGATCTGAAAGACAGACAAGTGTAAATCGATTATCCTCCGGATCTTTGCGTCTTAAAATCATCCCAGTCGCTTCAAGTTGTTTTAAATGCCGGGTAATCGCTGCACCGTCAATGTTAACCTCTTTTTGAAGTGCTGTTTGACTAATTTCATCAACTTGATAAAGCTGATATAAGATATCATGTCTTGATTGACTAATGCCGGTACAACTTTCAAATTTTGAACTTATCTGTTTGTTAAGGCAGTTCATTATATATAAAATAAAAGATTCATTAGAACATGAATTCGTCAAGAAACACCCTCTTTTCATACGTTAGACAAAATAATTGATAGCTCAATAGTTGATGTGTCAATTAATATACTATACCCTAAATAATAAAGCAAGTATTTTAGTACTGCAACTTTTGCTTAAATATGATCTAGACCAAAATGTTGCTCTATCTCCTTTTTGATTAGGCAATCTTTTCAAGAAAGCTCAGTAAACCTTTGGAGCTTTTAGCCAAGGTATAAGTATAATAAAACTGCCCTTAAATAAAGTGGAAAAGTTCATCTGATAGTCGTAGACCAAGACTATTCTTCGATTTATGTGCCATAATACAGAAAGTGAAGGAGCGAATGCTCCATCCTTTTCTGTATGCTACTTCAATCAATTAAATTTCATTGAGTATGATGCCTGTAAATGATATTCAAGTTCTTTGTAAGTTATGGTGTGGAGATTTAAATCTAATGGTGTAAGTGCGCTGAATGGGCTCCTATCATCAATAAATCCAGCTAGACATAAAACAGAAGGGTTAAGTTTAGAACCATACTTTTCACATCTCATCATACCAATAGAT
It contains:
- a CDS encoding IS110 family transposase yields the protein MNPVVGLDVAKGESQVQAFLEKKKPYQGSFKVTHTIEGLETLFQFLRKIENKTGIKPPIVLESTGHYHTPVVQYFEERGYLLIVVNPLISYRAKSSSLRKVKTDIIDARHLCELYYKEDLEPYKKRGIQLLNLRNLSRQHENITGIYVQTKLQFQAVLDQVFPEYRGVFGDLYSVVSLLTLLEFPTSEDILAVGEETVANRINELCPSRSKKWANTQAEKLTAASARNPFQRTLYQSHILSLEMYIKMLLEYQKHLSKFEDEIDALAKEIEEYKIIQSIPGIGEKIAATIISEIGEIERFNHPKKLVAFAGIDPSIFESGKFKGTVNRITKRGSGRLRHALYMAVKCAIRDCRKKKTTDEIIPRNKRLREFYDKKREEGKPFKVAVIACANKLLHWIYALLKSNSPFQDRLV
- a CDS encoding transcriptional regulator; the protein is MEKEEFINLISEKMKLVRTEQSFSQDKMSEILGISKKTLVQIEKRRTEANWTTVVAFCALFNHSQLLISSIGDNPVDFVQLIVSKNGGTPKEKTLGGKIWWKEIEYRGDFRLQQNLISNHYRILDQYDYRWHSSFNEEESLSRLNELQEEGLSR
- a CDS encoding nitroreductase family protein; the protein is MTTTAQLTNDFKEIVTGRRSIKNYDKSVKISREEMEEILTLATLAPSSVNMQPWRFLVIDSPEGKATLAPLARFNQNQVETSSAVIAVFGDMNNFDNGEEIYGKAVDLGLMPLEVKENILASFAGYFEKITSEEMKEVVLVDGGLVSMQLMLAARAYGYDTNPIGGYEKDQIAEAFGLDKDRYVPVMLISIGKAADNGHQSVRLPIDKVAQWK
- a CDS encoding putative quinol monooxygenase, with amino-acid sequence MIIIHAVFNINPAKQDAFLEEIQPLIVASRAESGNVSYTLHKATEKDNEFTMVEVWQDHLAVESHNSSEHFTSFVGKAKEFLSSPLNVNAFEGQPLK
- the sigH gene encoding RNA polymerase sporulation sigma factor SigH gives rise to the protein MSIAIEVKPSFLCANLEDGVLIEKVRQGNMEALEVLLKKYQSFVKVKANKYFLIGADKEDIIQEGMIGLFKAIRDYNGEKQSYFKAFAELCITRQIITAIKAATRQKHTPLNSSISLDMPIYEENPGHTLMEVTTDTVISDPVAILIDKESADDLELKLSEVLSPLEKKVLAFYLEDLTYIEMSNKLNTHAKSIDNALQRVKRKLESLLELRNSQAIEGHLR
- a CDS encoding MarR family transcriptional regulator; translation: MTNSCSNESFILYIMNCLNKQISSKFESCTGISQSRHDILYQLYQVDEISQTALQKEVNIDGAAITRHLKQLEATGMILRRKDPEDNRFTLVCLSDHGRKQIILYQAEKARFVTLMLKDFKEEERQELTDMLTRIQKNISQV